One Artemia franciscana chromosome 7, ASM3288406v1, whole genome shotgun sequence DNA segment encodes these proteins:
- the LOC136029569 gene encoding uncharacterized protein LOC136029569 has protein sequence MRFNGAAQNTPTSSPRSTPSREGTPGRRPPHPPPVFSFDELNSSLGSLSVSSVVDEEGSSTTPLRRNSLMGQQLSVLKKEMAKLRQMDMQLLCHLWSVHERIQDLRQSLSESNCSNISDSDYYNSFDFDEADETDYEENVYDEPAATESEAIVNDSSSPFDIRTCTMRQTSL, from the exons ATGCGCTTCAATGGAGCTGCTCAGAATACCCCCACTTCAAGTCCAAGAAGTACTCCGAGTAGAGAAGGAACTCCTGGAAGAAGGCCTCCGCATCCACCTCCTGTTTTCTCTTTTGATGAATTAAACTCCAGTCTGGGTAGTCTTTCAGTTTCTTCTGTAGTTGATGAAGAGGGAAGTTCAACAACCCCATTAAGAAGAAATAGTTTAATGGGCCAGCAATTGAGCGTCCTGAAGAAAGAAATG GCCAAATTGAGACAAATGGATATGCAACTGCTCTGCCATCTATGGTCTGTGCATGAACGAATCCAAGATCTTAGGCAGAGCCTTAGTGAATCAAACTGTTCAAATATATCTGACTCCGACTACTATAATAGCTTTGATTTTGATGAAGCTGATGAAACAGACTATGAAGAAAATGTGTATGACGAGCCAGCTGCCACTGAATCCGAAGCTATTGTGAATGATAGCTCTTCCCCATTTGATATTCGGACATGTACTATGAGACAAACTAGCCTATAA